The genomic interval CAGGAGAACAACATTCTGAAATGAAATGTTATGCCAGAGATAAAATGTTTGATTACTATGAAACAATTATAAATACAAAGGAGGTTACAAGGTATATTAAATATTTTTTTCAAATTAATGATGGCATTAATACATTTTTCCTAAATTATCATGGTATAAGCAGTTCGGTTCCTAAAGATGGCTTTTTTGAATACTTATATACTAATGAAAATGATGTTTTTAAAGTGCCTGATTGGGTAAAAGGCTCTATATTTTATCAAATTTTCCCTGAAAGGTTTTGCAACGGAGATAAAAATAATGATCCTAAAAGTACAGAACAATGGGGTAGTAAACCCACTAGAGAGAATTTTATGGGGGGGGATTTAAAAGGAATAATTCAAAAAATACATTATCTTAAAGATCTGGGTATAAACGCTTTATATCTTAATCCTATCTTTGAAGCCTCTGCTAACCATAAGTATGATACTATAAATTATTTTAAAATTGATCCGCATTTTGGAGACTTAAACGATTTTAAAACATTAATACATAAGTGTCATTCATATGGGATAAAGGTTATACTTGATGGTGTTTTTAATCACTGTGGATATTTTTCAGACCAATTCCAGGATGTAGTAAAAAATGGTCAAAATTCAAAATACAAGGATTGGTTTTATATTGAAAGTTTTCCGGTTGATAAAGAAAAATTAAACTATGAGTGCGTTGGCTATTATAAGTGGATGCCCAAGCTAAGGATGAGCAATCCGGAAGTTAGAAGTTTTATACTTAAGATTGCAAAGTACTGGATTGAAGAAGGAAATATTGATGGATGGCGTCTGGATGTAGCCGATGAAATTGATTTTACATTCTGGCAGGAGTTCAGAAAACTGGTTAAGTCTATAAAGCCTGAATGCTTTATTTTAGCTGAGACATGGAAGGAAAATAGAGATATGCTCCGTGGAGATCAGATGGATTCAGTAATGAATTATCTTTTTAGAGATGCAGTAGTTGACTTCTTTGCAAAAAAATGTATTAATAGTTTAGAGTTTGATTCAAGGATTAACAAATTTTTAGGCGTTTATCCTTCGTCTGTACATCATTCACTATTTAATCTTATTGGAAGCCATGATACAGAAAGGTTCCTGACACTTAGTAATGGTGATAGTAGGAGACTGAAGGCAGCTGCAGCATTTCAATTATGTTTCCCGGGTATTTCTTCCATATATTATGGGGATGAAGTAGGGTTGGATGGAGAAAATGACCCTGATTGCAGGAAGGCAATGGAATGGGATGAAAAGAAACAAGATCAAAAACTTCTGGAATGGTATAAGAAACTTATAAGGATTAGAAAATCAAAGTCCGCATTAAAGTTAGGAATTTTCAAATGTAATTACTGCAACTCAGAAGATAACGTGTATGCATTTTTCAGGGAAATAAATAATGAAAGAGTCTATATTGTCATAAATAATGCTGATTCAACTATTCAAGTCATACTTCCAGTCAAAGAGCAAAGTTGTGGTTTTCTAACAGATGAAATTTCAGGAAAAATTTATAGAATAGAACAGCTGGATAACAGCATTTATTACAATGACGATATCATTGATTATTCAGGTACTTTACATATTCAACTTAAGCCATATCAAGTATGTATTTTATGCAAGTAAAATATTAAAAATATAGAAATGGAGGGGTTTTTATGAAAAAACGTTTATTTAGAAAGATTATAGGTATTGCTTTAATTTTTGTAATGATGGTGTCTATGGCTGTGGGATGTAGCAATCAGGTGCCTAGTGAATCCAAAGATAAAAATTTAAAAAGTACGGAGAGCACTTCACAGGAAAAAGAAAAGGAAAAAGTAACAATTAGTTTTTGGCACCATTACAATGCACAATCTCCGGAAAACAAAACATTAAATGAAGTGATTATACCAGCGTTTGAGGAAAAATTTCCTCACATAAAAGTTAAAGCAGTTTCTCATGAATGGGCCCAGTTACATAAAAAAATATTGGTAAGTGCAAGTGCCAATCAACTACCCGATGTTGCAAGATCTGATATAGCATGGGTTCCGGAATTTCAGAAATTAAACATACTTGTGGCTTTAGATAAGGAAATGAAAGACTTTCAGAACGTAGCAAATAACATTTTAGAAGGTCCGATGAATACAGCAAAGGTTAAAGGAAATTATTATGGATTAGGATTAAATACCAATACCAAAATATTGTTTTACAATAAAGAAATGTTTGATAAAGCACAAGTAGCAGTTCCTAAAACAATGGATGAATTCTTTGAAGCAGCGAGGAAGCTTACAAAGGAAGAGAATGGACAAAAGATTTGGGGTTATGCAGAGCCGGCACTTTCAGGATGGAATATATGCCCATTTATATGGAGTAACGGAGGGGATATAACAGACCCTGAGTATAAAGTTGCTACTGGATACCTTAATAGTCCTGAAACCATAGAAATAATTCAAAAGCTCGCTGATCTTTATAAAGATGGCGCAATGATAGGATTTAACAAAGGTGACATTCCTCTTACAGACGGGTATGGACGAGGCAGATATGCTATGATTATTGAAGGGCCATGGAAATTTGCAGAATTAGCTGGTTCGTATCCTGACTTTAAGCCTGAAACCGCTCAGATGCCTGCTGGAAAAGGTGGTTCAGCGCAGGTTCTTGGAGGAGAAGATATTATCATGTTCAGTACTGCTAATAAAGAAGCTGCATGGGAATTTATGAAGTTTATGACTGGTGAATTTGCTCAAATAGAGATGGCTAAAGTTGGGCAAATTCCAGTAAACAAAACCGCTATTGAATCTGATGCTGTTAAGGGTATTAAAAACTTCGCTCCATTCCTTAAAGCAATAAAAACTGCTAAACCAAGACCGCCTGTATCAACTTGGCCGGAAATTGATAAAGAGTTAACAACTGCAGTAACATTAGCAATAACGGGAGAAAAGCCAGTTAAAGCTGCTCTTGATGATGCAGCTAAAAAAATTGATGAATTATTGAAAAAGCAGTAAAATTATGTAATTAGCGTAATGGTAAGTAACGTTACTTACCATTACGCTAATATTATAAAATTAATTAAAGTTTGGGGTGGAAGAAATGACTCAGGTAAAGCAAGGTACTATAGATATGTTTTTGCAAAACAAATTCAGATTTAACAAAATAAGTATTAAAGGATTACAAATATTTTTGCTTCTTTTACCCGGTTTAATAACTTTTGGTTTATTTACTATATATCCTATTGTAAAGTTGTTTGTAATGAGCTTTTTTGATTGGAAAATAGGGCTAAATCAGGCATCACCATTTGTAGGGATGGGTAATTATATAGAGGTATTTAAAGACCCTGTATTTAGAATTTCTATTACCAATACGCTTATGTATGCTATTATCACGGTTCCTAGCCAGATTGTTATAGGGCTATTAATTGCTGTTTTAATACATAATATTTCAAAATTTAAAGTTGGTTTTAGAGTTTTATATTACTTACCGGTAATAACATCATGGGTAATTGTTTCATTGGTATTTAGATATATTTTTAATAATGAAGGATTTTTAAATTACTTTTTAAAGGACATTATAAATATTGTAAGTGATAACATAAGATGGCTCGATAAGCCCATGACAGGTATGTTTGTAGCAGAGTTATTAGGGATTTGGAAAGGTATTGGATGGAATATGGTAGTATTCCTTGCTGCATTGCAATGCATACCAAAAGAGTTATATGAAGTTGCTGATATAGATGGATGCAATAGATTGAAAAAGTTTTTTTATATAACTCTTCCGTCTATAAAAAATACCATACTATTTGCGGTGGTTATGCTTAGTATTGGTGCGTTTAATGTATTTACGTCAATACAACTAATGACTGGCGGACAGCCTGCGCATCAAACGGAAGTGGTATTGACTTGGATGTATTATAAGGCATTTGAAGCTAGAGATTTTGGGTATGCTGCTGCACTATCATATATTGTTGCCTTAGTAATTGCAGTTATTACCATTATTCAATTTAAATTTTTTAAGAGATTTAATGATTAGATGGGGGGATTGCGAGTGGAAAAGCAAAATAGAGTTTACAGTTTGTTGATATATTTTATATTAACATTAGGAGTAATAATAACAACAACACCAATGCTATATATGTTAAGTACTTCTTTTAGACCTAATGGTGCATTATATGAATATCCCCCAAAATTAATACCCGATGTTTTTACACTGGAAAATTATAAATATGTTCTTTTTAAAGTAAACTTTTACAAAAACTTTTTAAACAGTCTGATTGTAGCGCTGTGTACAGTTTTATTAGCAGCTTTTGTTTCATCTACTCTTGCGTATTGTATAGCGAGGTTTGATTTTATAGGAAAAAAATTATTGTTCGGACTTATAATGACTACTATGATTATTCCAGGAATGACACTTATTATACCGCAATTTGAGCTTATTGTATGGTTAAAGCTTATTAATAAATTATTTGGACTAATTCCTGTATATGTATCCTGGGTGGTTCCGTTCTCAACATTTATGATAAAAGGATTTATTGAAGATATACCAAAGGATTTTGATGATGCAATTTATATTGATGGGGGAACAGTGTTTACCGTATATAATAAAATAATGTTGCCGCTTGCAAGCCCAGCGGTTGCAGCAGTAAGTATTTTTAACTTTTTGATTGCATGGGAGGAATATCCCTGGGCTTTAACAGTTATAAATGATGTTGAAAAAAGAACATTACCAATAGCTATTTCAGGATTTTTCGGACAACATAATTTTACTCAATGGGGTTATGTATTTGCAATGTCAGTTATATCGTTAATACCTGTTATTGTAATATTTATTGCCTGTCAAAAGTTTTTTGTAACAGGTTTATCTGCAGGAGCGATAAAGGGATAAGTAGTGTCTATCTATAGATGATTCTTAAAAACGTTCATAGCATATACTAGCGGAGATGTTAAAAAGATTCAAGATGAGGTTATTTTGGATTTATAGAGAAAAATATTATCATAATGAAAATTTGTTATGTGCGGATAACATATATCGACAATTTGGAGGAAATTATTAAGAATTTCAGGTTAAAACCCTTGAAATAAAAGGTGTTGTAGAGTATACAACTGCCTAATCAATTTTTTGAAGGTAATCGAAAAGCAGCTGGAAATTAAAGAAACAGAGAATTTTAACAGTAAAATATCCATTAATTTGAATTCAATATACTTGCCCCTTGAAAACCGCAAAGGCCTCAGAATCCCGAGGGACTTTAGGAAACATTCTTGGATCAAAATCAGGTTTGATGTAGACGACGTTGCCGTAATTGCTGTCCGAGCATTTACACTCCTTTGGGGGTTCCAAGCCTTTTGTCGCAAACCAGCAACGATATTTAACGCCTTTAGGTTCAACAAAGCCCCAGTTGACCATAGGGATTCCTCCATGACAAATGGGATGGCCATGGTCATCAAAGCAGAGGATATCCGGGTGGGGATAGTTGAATTTGGCTTTAGTCCTGGAATCCAGAGAGATAAAAGGTGCAATGCCGTAATGCTTTAAAAGCTCATAGATAGGATAGTTGTCCATGGCGCCATCCGCTACAAAGCTTTTAAAATTAAGATATGGATATAGTTTATGGATATCCTGGAGGGCGAAGACGGTGGTAATACTGTCATGGCGGCTTGCCTGAACCATCTTGATGTAAATGGGAAGGTCATAGGGGCTGTCTGAAGCGGTGACATTGAAAAGAGTATTGCCAAAGAACCACTGTTCGCGGTAACTATCCCATCCCCATTTTGCATCCGGGTCGGAGAACCTTCTGGGGCATTGGCAATTAAAGATTCCCTTTGAGCGGCAGTCGCAAACCTTAACACCATAGTGACTGGCGCCAGAATAAAAGGGTGAGCCGTCGAATTTGGCTTAAGCTTTTCGCCAGCCTTCAGTTTTAACCTTGGCTTGCTGGTAAACTTTTTGACTTTCTTTTTCCGATTCAGGTGAAGCTTACGGTCTGCTCTCCAAAATCGGATTAGGAAATCATAGTAGGAGGCAGCAGCCGGAGCTTTGACGACAAAACCGCAAATATCAAAAAGCAAAGGATCAGAGGCTACCTTTAAAGCCCAATTTGTGATAGAATAAACCTGTTGGTCAAGCATTAATACGAGTGAGCGTATTATACCTTGCTGATTTTTGGCGGGTCGGCCAGAATCAGGGTATAAAGGCTTGACTACGGGAAGCAGGTTATCCAGGTTGAGTAGATAGAGCTTTGAAATGCTTTTATCCAGTGCAACCAGCCTGCTTCTTTGCGTTTCATAATACAGGAGCATTTTCAGGCGAAGCTTTTCCTGGTAATTGCAATGTGGTGTCCAATCTCGTAACATAAAAAACCTCCAAAACAGAAGATATGGTAATAAATACCATCCACTTCCATTTTGGGGCGAACGTGTGTTTGTCAAGATAGATAAGAGCCATTTATGGGTATATATGGGAATATAACTGGAAATTTAGAAAAAATTTTTCATTAAAAAGTAGGGGTGAAGCAGAAATGCTGAACCTTGAAAATCTATAAAATTAAAGCTCTCTGAGTTTTCGAGAGCGTACTTTTTTGATAAAGGAGGGGATACCAATGGTTACTTAAGAATCAAGGGTAGACAATAGGTTGATCGGTTTTTAGTTTTTAATTTTTACTAAAAAACAAAAGATAAAAGAAAGGGGAACATAGAATGAAAAGATTTAGAAAATTATCTTTAATTGTTACATTTATTTTTATACTTACAGTAGTAAGTGGAAATTTCTCAATAGCAAATGCAGCAAGATTAGGATTCGATAATAATGATATAGTATATATGATATTAACTGACCGCTATCCTGATGGTGATCCTTCAAATAATGGTATATTAGGTCAAGAATATAGGCCGGGAGAGCTCAAATATCATCAAGGTGGAGACTGGCAGGGTATTATTGACAAGATACCATACATTAAAGATTTAGGAGTAACAGCAATATGGATTTCTCCTCCTTCAGAAAATGAGCTATTTAGTAGAGATGGTAGCGAATCAGGATACCATGGATATTTTACTCATGATTATTATAGTGCAGACCCTCATTTTGGAACTAAAGCTAAACTAAAAGAATTGGTAGATACTGCTCATGCAAATGGTATAAAGGTAATTCTTGATGTGGTACCAAATCATACAGCAGATTATTTAGATCCATATGCGACTGAGTACAGTTCAGCTGATTATCAACCAGCTTATCCATTTAATAATCCTAATTGGTATCATCATAATGGAGATATTCAGGACTGGAATGATCAATGGCAAGTGGAAAATTGTGATTTAGGTGGATTAGATGATATTGCTCAAGAAAATACGGCAGCAAGAAATGAAATCAAAAAGGTTTACAAAATGTGGGTTGATGATTTTGATATTGATGCTGTTCGTGTAGATGCAGCTCGTTCGATACCTAAAGACTTTTTACAAGAATTTGAATCTTATCTCGGGGTACCGTCATTTGGGGAAATATTTTACGGTGATGTTGATTATGTAAGTGATTATCAGAACTATGAATGGGGTGTTTTAGATTTTCCATTATTTTTCAAAGCTAGAGAAGTATTTGCCCATGATGCTAGTTTTTATGATGTAAAAAATATACTAGACCAAGATTATAAATATAAAGATCCTAATAAGCTAGTAACATTCCTTGATAATCATGATAGAGATCGTTTCTTATGCCTTGCAGATGATAATTATGCTAAGTTAAGATTGGGAATGACATTTTTATTTACCGTAAGAGGAATTCCAGATGTATATTACGGAACTGAGCAAGCATTTTATGGTGGTGGAAGACCAACAGAATGGCAAGGAATTGCTAATAAAGAAAATCGTGAAGTAATGAATGTATTTGACCAGAATAATATTATATATAAACATATCAAGCGACTTGCACAAATACGAAAAGATTATGAACCTTTAAGAAATGGTACACAACGTGAAATGTGGGTTGATGACAAAGTATTTTCATATTCACGTAGAAATGATACCACAGGGGATGAAGTAATAACCATACTCAACAATGATTGGAATATTGTAACAAGAACTATTCCATTAAGAACAGAAAGTTCTATTCCTGTAGGAACTATATTAACGAATCTTTTAGATACTTCACAAACAGTTGAGGTTACTTCTGGTGGAGTAACTGGAAAACAGATAACAGTAACTATTCCTAAGAATAATGCTATGATACTGGTTCCAGGAACACCTGCAAGTTATATTCCTTCAGCGCCTACAGTAACTACAATAAGAGTACATTATGATGTTGGCTGGGGTAACACAATGTATTTAAGAGGAGATACTTATCCATTATGGTGGGATCAAGGAAGAAAAATGAGAAATGTTGCGCCGGATATTTGGGAATTTGAGATAGAACGTATTCCAGCAGGTACTACTTTTGAATTTAAGCCTCTTATAAATGATACTACATGGTCATCAGGGAATAACTTCATAGGAGTAGGTGGTGAAACCATAGACATATATCCGACTTTCTAATTTTTCTATTAGCATAGCTTATTAACTCTGAACCATGAAAATGATAATAAACGTGTGGCGAGGGAGTAGTATCCCGTAAGGAAAAACAAAATAGCTGATGTAATAAAAAAGAAAAGCAGGAAGAGCAGGATTATTCCTGCTCTTCTTTATATGGAAATATTTTTATCAATAATCTAATGTTTGTGTCAAGTAGAAGTTTGCAATTTTTTATCCCTTCCGGAGGTTCCGGCAGCTCAAGGTTGTCCCTCTCATGGTACAGTATTAATCCATCAAGATTGCTTTTTAGGCATTCTTCAAGATTTTGAAGCTTTTCTACCTTATCGCACTCTCCTCCACACTCATATTTGAGTTCTTCTATACGCGCTAAAGCTTTTTGTACATTTCCGGATTTAATCAGTCGTGCTATCTTTTTTGCTTCTTTCTTATCGTATACCTGCCACAGAATTGCCTTGAATATATGAAACCTGTCCAGTTGGCAGTGTTTTTCAGCTGTATTTGTACATTCACTAATCCATTTTGCTCCGTCACCGTTTAATACTCTTACCTTAATTCGGAGCCGCTTTCGCTTCAATCGGTCTGTTCAGTATTCGGCATATCCCAGACCTATTTGAGCAGGCTGTTCCGCAAATATAAAAATATGTCCTTTAACGAGTACCTGACAGCCATAAGGATCGAGGTATTAGGACTTCTTGGCGCAGTGAGATATGCAGGCGCACTGTTTGAGCGAAGCGAGTTTGCGCCTGCCTGACACAAGCCTTGGAAGTCCTATGCCTCGAATCTCTGCGGGTGAAACAATGCACCTTTATACAGTGGCTGTGCGGTGATTGTGTTGGATTTTACATCAAAATGTACTGTTTACTCTATGTATTATTACAGCTAACAATGGTACAATCGTATCGTAGTTCTAATAAAACAATTTATAAGGAGGATGCATGTATGAGTAAAACAAGAAAGAAAATTAAAAAAATGGTTGCGCTGATATCCTGTGTCGCAATGCTTATAGCGGTATTTCCAGGCTGCGCAAACCAGAAAACGGCAGCACCGGACAAAAACGCCCCGGCACAGTCGGACGGTACGCAAAACCAGACCCCGGCTGCTCCCGATAAGAAGGTTACCCTTACATTACTGATTGGTAATCAAACCACACTGGATGGCCTGAAGGGTGTAATGGAAGCCATTGAAAAAAAGTACAACATTGCAACCGAGATTGAGCTTCGGCCGGGCGGTGCGGAGGGGGATAACGTTGTAAAGACCCGCCTTGCCACCGGCGATATGGCCGACCTGTGCTTTTACAACTCGGGTTCGCTCTTCCAAGTCCTAAATCCCGAGCAAAACTTCGTTGATCTTACAAACGAGCCGTTTATGAGCAACGTATTAGATTTCTTTAAATCTACCGTCAGCGCAAACGAGAAAGTATACGGAATCCCTGCCAACACTGTTATGAGTGGAGGATGGTTATATAATAAAAAGGTGTATGCCGAGTTAGGACTTTCGGTTCCCAAGACATGGGATGAACTCTTGGCCAACTGCGAAAAGATTAAGGGTGCCGGTAAAACTGCGGTAATTGGGTCATACAAGGATGACTGGACCTCACAGCTTATCCTGCTTGCCGATTATTTTAATGTGCAGGCGCAGGTTCCCAACTTTGCTGCGGACTATACTGCCAACAAGGCCAAATTTGCCACTACCCCCGCCGCCCTCCGTGGCTTTGAAAAACTGTATGAGATCAATAAGAAGGGTTACATGAACAAGGATTTTCTTGCCACCACCTATGATGCTGCTCTAAAAATGCTGGCTGAAGGTACCGGGGTGCATTATCCGATGCTTTCCACCAGTGTTAGTAATATAGAGGCTAATTTCCCTGATAAGGTAAATGATATCGGTTTTTTTGCACAACCCGGCGACAGTGCGGATAAAAACGGACTTACTGTATGGACGCCCGAAGGTATTTATATAAGCAAGAACAGCAAAAACATTGAAGCTGCTAAAAAGTGGGCAGAATTCTTTGTTTCCCAGGAGGGTATTGCTGCCTATGTATCAAAGCAAAAACCTGGAGGACCGTTTGCTATAAAGGGGGCAACACTTCCCGACGATGTCTTCCCTGCCGTTAAGGATGTGATCCAATACTTTGATGCAGGCAATACTGCTCCTGCGCTTGAATTCCTTTCACCCATCAAGGGTCCGAACCTGCCGCAGATTTGCGTTGAGGTTGGCAGCGGCCTTAAGGCGCCGTCAGTGGCTGCTCAGGAGTATGACAGGGATGTTGAGAAGCAGGCCAAGCAGCTTGGCTTTCCCGGCTGGTAAGCCGATAATCTTAGTTGATTTTGAATGAATAATGCATGGCCCTGCAATTTTCATGTAGGGCCAATTTTCTAAAGGAGAGATGACTATGACCCAAATATCAAAAAAAATGTACTCGTATGCTTTTCTTTTACCTGCCGGCATCATTTATTGCGGATTGTTTTTGCTGCCAACCGTGATGTCGTTCTTTTTCAGCATGACAAGGTGGACACTTACCGATTGGCAGTTTATAGGATTTGAAAACTATATCACTTTTTTATCGGAGCCATCGTTGAATATCGGTTTTAGGAACACAATTATTTACGCTGTGCTGACCTGCGGCTTGAAAGTGATATTTGGGTTCCTGCTTGGTACATTCCTTTGTACAAATATCAAGACAAAAGATTACCTCCGCTCGGTGGTTTTTTTTCCAAATCTTTTGAGTACCATAGCAGTTGGGGTTGCCTTCGGCAGCATGATGCACCCGTCTCAGGGACTTATTAACAAGGCTCTTGCCGCAGTTGGAATTATAGGGCCGGACTGGCTGGGCAACACCAAACTTGCCCTTTTATCGGTTATTTTTGTAGACGTTTGGAAGGGCGTAGGCGTGGCTACCGTCATCTTCATAGCCGGGATCATGTCAATTCCCCAGCAGTATTATGAGGCGCTTATGATCGATGGGGGCGGCTCTTTTGAAAAGTTTTGGCATATCACTCTGCCTCTTAGCCGTCCGGCCATGAATTCGGTCATCATCCTGGCATTGATTGGCGGTTTGCGTTCCTTCGACCTGATATGGACAATGACAAAGGGAGGACCGGGTTTCACCACCGACCTCATTGCTTCGATTATTTACAAACAGTATGCTGCGGGATTTTATGGCCTCTCAACGGCAGGTAATGTCATATTGTTCATAATAGTGTCGATTATAGCCTTCCCATTATATAGATTTCTTACCAAAAGCGAGGTGGATTTATGAGCAGGGGTGTAAAAAAGTTTGTAGTGGAGGCCGTTGCTGTCCTGCTGTCCATATTGATCTTCTGGGTGCCATTTTACTTCGTCATTTTAAACTCTTTCAAAACCAAAGCAGAAGCAGCCGAAATGAGCATTGTCTGGCCTAAAACCTTTCAGATTATTGAAAACTATACATCGGTATTAACGGCTGAAAATGGAATAGTAATTCGTGCTTTCTACAACAGCACAATAATTACTGTTTTGTCTATTGTAGTACTAATAATAGTTTGCTCAATGGCAGGGTTTGTCATGCAGCGGAGGACAGACAAAGCTTCAACGCTGATCAATTTCATTGTCCTTGCAGGGCTGATGATTCCGCCTTCAATAGTACCCACCATATGGGTTCTTAATAGGATGGGGCTTTTTAAAACCTTAATGGGATTAATACTGGTTGAGGTTGCATTGGCATTTCCGTTTTCATCCATACTTTATAAAGGTTTTATGGTGTCCATACCGCGTGAAATCGACGAGAGCGCTGTTGTGGACGGGTGTAGCGGATTTAGAATGTTTTTTCAGATTATTTTCCCGCTTTTAAAGCCTGTTACGTCTACAATTATAGTTTTATCGGCAGTAACTATTTTTAATGATTTTGCCAATCCGCTGTACTTTCTTCCCGGTGCAAAAAATGCAACGGTACAGCTCACTCTTTATAATTTTATGAGCAGGTATATAACTTCCTGGAATTTGCTTTTTGCCGACGTTGTACTTATATCCATTCCGCCGCTGATACTGTTTATCTTCTTCAACAAGAAGATCGTAGCCGGAATGACGGCAGGGGCTGTAAAGGCATAAAGCCGGCTTACGTTTGAAAATGGCAATGAGAAAGAAATGGATTGGATGTCCTTTCTATCCTTGCTTTCCCTCAGCAGACCCAACCTCCAAACGGATAAAAAAATCGGAATAATTTCAACCATTACAGGAATTTATTGTATTCATTTACCAAGACTTTTGCCCTATAATATGCTTTATGAAAAAAGGGGCGAGGAATACAGGAATGGATAGCGAGAGTATATGTAGATACAATAACTCAACGTTATTTTAAAAAATGGAGGTTGGTATAATGTATATGAAGCATGGAAATGATGCTAAAAAGCTGAGTGGAGTGTACATCCATGAGAAAATAAAAAGTCTAAACGGCTTTTTTAAAAATATTCTTTCGTTCTTTGCACAATCAAGGATTTTGAGAAATACAAAAATCCAAACCAGGCTGATTATTTCGTTTATATTACTATCCTTTATTCCTTTAGCCTTAATAAGTATAATTAGTTATAAAAAATCCAGTGATGCTATTCAGTCTAAAATCAAGACATATTCAGTTGAAGTAATGAATGGCGTTAGTAAAAACTTAAGTGCAGAATTGAAACAAATAGAAAAAATATGTGAGGAAATATCATCATCTCAAGAAGTTCAGACAGGTTTGCCAAACTATTTAAGTATGGAAAAGAGTGAACAGTTCAAAGTGTATTATAGTA from Petroclostridium xylanilyticum carries:
- a CDS encoding ABC transporter substrate-binding protein — its product is MVQSYRSSNKTIYKEDACMSKTRKKIKKMVALISCVAMLIAVFPGCANQKTAAPDKNAPAQSDGTQNQTPAAPDKKVTLTLLIGNQTTLDGLKGVMEAIEKKYNIATEIELRPGGAEGDNVVKTRLATGDMADLCFYNSGSLFQVLNPEQNFVDLTNEPFMSNVLDFFKSTVSANEKVYGIPANTVMSGGWLYNKKVYAELGLSVPKTWDELLANCEKIKGAGKTAVIGSYKDDWTSQLILLADYFNVQAQVPNFAADYTANKAKFATTPAALRGFEKLYEINKKGYMNKDFLATTYDAALKMLAEGTGVHYPMLSTSVSNIEANFPDKVNDIGFFAQPGDSADKNGLTVWTPEGIYISKNSKNIEAAKKWAEFFVSQEGIAAYVSKQKPGGPFAIKGATLPDDVFPAVKDVIQYFDAGNTAPALEFLSPIKGPNLPQICVEVGSGLKAPSVAAQEYDRDVEKQAKQLGFPGW
- a CDS encoding carbohydrate ABC transporter permease — its product is MTRWTLTDWQFIGFENYITFLSEPSLNIGFRNTIIYAVLTCGLKVIFGFLLGTFLCTNIKTKDYLRSVVFFPNLLSTIAVGVAFGSMMHPSQGLINKALAAVGIIGPDWLGNTKLALLSVIFVDVWKGVGVATVIFIAGIMSIPQQYYEALMIDGGGSFEKFWHITLPLSRPAMNSVIILALIGGLRSFDLIWTMTKGGPGFTTDLIASIIYKQYAAGFYGLSTAGNVILFIIVSIIAFPLYRFLTKSEVDL
- a CDS encoding carbohydrate ABC transporter permease, translated to MSRGVKKFVVEAVAVLLSILIFWVPFYFVILNSFKTKAEAAEMSIVWPKTFQIIENYTSVLTAENGIVIRAFYNSTIITVLSIVVLIIVCSMAGFVMQRRTDKASTLINFIVLAGLMIPPSIVPTIWVLNRMGLFKTLMGLILVEVALAFPFSSILYKGFMVSIPREIDESAVVDGCSGFRMFFQIIFPLLKPVTSTIIVLSAVTIFNDFANPLYFLPGAKNATVQLTLYNFMSRYITSWNLLFADVVLISIPPLILFIFFNKKIVAGMTAGAVKA